From Oceanotoga teriensis, the proteins below share one genomic window:
- a CDS encoding asparagine synthetase A, protein MKRLEERVVDTIDLVDTYISDEFYSDLLTIQSVILRKTRDVMYSKGFTEILPVIISPITDPLNHEIFDASIEYYDQKYSITKSMILHKQVSTLVHKKIFCMSPNIRLEIEDKYESGRHLYEFVQLDMEVREAKREDIMDIMEDLIIETIDYIKCNYSNLIKKYNETLEVPKKNFKKIKVKEALKKYGKDYEKILSEKEGAPFWLIDLPLLDREFYDKQNKKDPEYLLDFDLIYPKGFGEAISGGEREHEYKQILSRMRLKGNSEKSFEEYLKIAKKGLLKESAGCGLGIERFTRYILGLKHVEKARMFAKAPGKISI, encoded by the coding sequence ATGAAAAGATTAGAAGAGAGAGTTGTAGATACTATTGATTTGGTTGATACTTATATCAGTGATGAATTTTATTCTGATTTATTAACTATTCAATCTGTAATATTGAGGAAAACAAGAGATGTAATGTATTCTAAAGGATTTACAGAAATTCTTCCTGTAATAATATCCCCAATAACAGATCCATTAAATCATGAAATTTTTGATGCGAGTATAGAATATTATGATCAAAAATATTCTATAACGAAATCTATGATTCTTCATAAGCAAGTTAGTACACTTGTACATAAAAAGATATTCTGTATGTCTCCAAATATAAGACTTGAAATTGAAGATAAATATGAAAGTGGAAGGCATCTTTATGAATTTGTACAACTTGATATGGAAGTTAGAGAAGCTAAGAGAGAAGATATTATGGATATAATGGAGGATTTGATAATTGAAACAATAGATTATATAAAATGTAACTATTCAAATCTTATCAAGAAGTATAATGAAACTTTAGAAGTACCAAAAAAGAATTTTAAAAAAATAAAAGTAAAAGAAGCTTTAAAAAAATATGGTAAAGATTATGAAAAAATTCTTTCAGAAAAAGAAGGAGCTCCTTTTTGGCTTATAGATTTACCTTTATTAGATAGAGAATTTTATGATAAACAAAACAAAAAAGATCCAGAATATCTTTTAGATTTTGATTTAATATATCCAAAAGGATTTGGTGAAGCAATCTCTGGAGGAGAGAGAGAACATGAATATAAACAAATATTAAGTAGAATGAGATTAAAAGGTAATTCAGAAAAAAGTTTTGAAGAATATTTAAAAATCGCAAAAAAAGGACTTCTAAAAGAATCTGCTGGATGTGGTCTTGGCATAGAGAGATTTACAAGGTATATTTTAGGACTAAAACATGTTGAAAAAGCAAGAATGTTTGCCAAGGCACCGGGGAAAATATCTATATAA
- a CDS encoding class I SAM-dependent methyltransferase has translation MRSKKLKLKLKNDHEYIFKSVTGVYGKKKIDKATRLLIENAEIYGENILDIGCGYGPIGITLKKENPNLKMYMSDINNRACDYAGVNAKDNNADIEIRQGYLYEPWEDMMFDTIISNPPIVAGKKVWQSLIEGSYKHLNKDGVLLLVAYHNKGGKRIQEYMENIFKNVDTLQKSGGIRVYKSIKEE, from the coding sequence ATGAGATCTAAAAAATTAAAATTAAAATTAAAAAATGATCATGAATATATATTTAAATCTGTAACTGGAGTTTATGGAAAGAAAAAAATAGACAAAGCTACAAGACTTTTAATAGAAAATGCAGAAATTTATGGAGAAAATATTTTAGACATAGGATGCGGATATGGTCCTATTGGTATAACTTTAAAAAAAGAGAATCCAAATTTAAAAATGTATATGAGTGATATAAATAATAGAGCATGTGATTATGCCGGTGTAAATGCTAAAGATAACAATGCTGATATTGAAATAAGACAAGGTTATCTTTATGAACCATGGGAAGATATGATGTTTGATACAATAATTTCAAATCCTCCAATAGTAGCAGGTAAAAAAGTTTGGCAATCTTTGATAGAAGGTTCTTATAAACATTTAAATAAAGATGGAGTATTACTTTTAGTAGCTTATCACAATAAAGGTGGTAAAAGAATACAAGAATATATGGAAAATATATTTAAAAATGTAGACACTTTACAAAAAAGTGGTGGAATAAGAGTATATAAATCTATAAAGGAAGAATAA
- a CDS encoding HAD family hydrolase has protein sequence MLKAIIFDLYGTLIDAEGLFYEVSNLLSKKTSKNVEYIEKEVLNLYSHYFKDYYLKEFKPEKYYYKMLFNEIIKKYNLKEDAKYYIDFMYESFSKLPYFKDIDYLNEIKKKNIYVSILTNADSYFVRKKINSSQIYYEDLIISEEVELYKPDKRIFELALQRLNLNKEEIIFIGDNLITDIKATKDIGIKSLRIDRKGKGDISSLYELINYI, from the coding sequence ATGTTAAAAGCTATTATATTTGATTTATATGGTACATTAATTGATGCTGAAGGATTGTTTTATGAGGTTTCGAATTTATTATCTAAAAAGACTTCAAAAAATGTTGAATATATTGAAAAAGAAGTTTTAAATCTATATTCTCATTATTTTAAAGATTATTATTTAAAAGAATTTAAACCTGAAAAATACTATTATAAAATGCTTTTCAATGAAATTATAAAAAAATATAATTTAAAAGAAGATGCAAAATATTATATAGACTTTATGTATGAAAGTTTTTCAAAATTACCATATTTTAAAGATATTGATTATTTAAATGAAATAAAAAAGAAAAATATATATGTTAGTATACTTACAAATGCAGATTCTTATTTCGTAAGAAAAAAAATTAATTCATCACAAATATACTATGAAGATCTTATAATATCTGAAGAAGTTGAGTTATATAAACCTGATAAAAGAATATTTGAATTAGCTCTTCAAAGACTTAATTTAAATAAAGAAGAAATAATATTTATAGGTGATAATTTAATTACCGATATAAAAGCAACAAAAGATATAGGTATAAAGTCCTTAAGAATAGATAGAAAAGGAAAAGGAGACATATCTTCTTTATATGAATTGATAAATTACATTTGA
- a CDS encoding ATP-binding cassette domain-containing protein, whose amino-acid sequence MSIKVKNLTYTYSKNTPFEKIALNNINLEIKSGELWLFVGHTGSGKSTLINTFNGLLIPQQGEVYIDEESTKSKEIKIKDIRRKVGIIFQYPETQFFLPTIKEEILYAPKNFNVNIDKKEISFYMQLLSLPYEYLERSPFNLSGGEMRKVAIISVLSYKPEYIIFDEPTVGLDYSTRESVFNTIKQLNKMGKTIILSTHWISEFLELKPNVLMLKDSKEAFIGSFDEFITLDYNILEDSGIILDEKLDLYRKTIIHKKENIKNKILNI is encoded by the coding sequence ATGTCAATAAAAGTAAAAAATCTTACATATACATATTCTAAAAATACACCATTTGAAAAGATAGCTTTAAACAATATAAATTTAGAAATAAAATCTGGAGAATTATGGCTATTTGTTGGTCATACGGGGTCTGGTAAAAGTACATTAATAAATACGTTTAATGGCCTTTTAATTCCTCAACAAGGTGAAGTATATATAGATGAAGAGTCTACAAAATCTAAAGAAATAAAAATAAAGGATATAAGAAGAAAAGTAGGTATAATATTTCAATATCCAGAAACTCAGTTTTTTTTACCTACCATAAAAGAAGAAATATTATATGCACCCAAAAATTTTAATGTAAACATAGACAAAAAAGAAATATCATTTTATATGCAACTTTTATCTTTACCTTATGAATATCTTGAAAGATCTCCTTTTAACTTATCTGGTGGAGAAATGAGAAAAGTAGCTATAATTTCAGTATTATCTTATAAACCAGAGTATATAATTTTTGATGAACCAACTGTTGGTTTAGATTATTCTACCAGAGAATCTGTTTTTAATACAATAAAACAACTCAATAAAATGGGAAAGACAATAATATTATCTACACATTGGATAAGTGAATTTCTTGAATTAAAACCGAATGTATTAATGTTAAAAGATTCAAAAGAAGCTTTTATAGGAAGTTTCGATGAATTTATAACTCTGGATTATAATATTTTGGAAGATTCGGGAATAATACTTGATGAAAAGTTAGACTTATATAGAAAAACTATTATACATAAAAAAGAAAATATAAAAAATAAAATTTTAAATATATAA
- a CDS encoding energy-coupling factor transporter transmembrane component T family protein has translation MNRTGSLYIEKTSFIHNLNGAVKLLLLICWTVFIFLFMDLRVFLSMIIIGFILLKMAQIPFKKIKTLIWFVVIFTIFNSIFLLLITPEYGSELAGTYSTFFEIGNLNITYETLFFSLTLSLKYLSILPITLLFLFTTHPSEFASSLNKIGIPYKVAYAVNIALRYIPDVTDEMKNIINAQEARGVCFNKKDAGIFKRLKNYVTILIPLLISSLNRVEIVSNAMDLRGFGRYKKRTWYHQKTFSIIDFLFLMISFGMIIVGIYLKNTLLKNFWYPF, from the coding sequence ATGAATAGAACCGGATCTTTATATATAGAAAAAACTTCTTTTATACATAATTTAAATGGTGCTGTAAAACTTTTGCTCTTAATATGTTGGACTGTTTTTATATTTTTATTTATGGACTTAAGAGTCTTTTTGAGTATGATAATTATAGGGTTTATATTATTAAAAATGGCACAAATACCTTTTAAAAAGATAAAAACTTTAATTTGGTTTGTTGTTATTTTTACTATATTTAATTCTATATTTCTCTTACTTATAACTCCAGAGTACGGGTCTGAACTTGCTGGTACTTATAGTACTTTTTTTGAAATTGGAAATTTAAATATAACTTATGAAACTCTATTTTTTTCTTTAACTTTATCTTTAAAATATTTGTCTATATTACCAATTACATTACTTTTTCTTTTTACAACTCATCCAAGCGAATTTGCAAGTAGCTTAAATAAAATAGGAATACCATATAAAGTAGCTTATGCAGTTAATATAGCTTTAAGATATATACCGGATGTAACAGATGAAATGAAAAATATAATAAATGCTCAAGAAGCAAGAGGTGTTTGTTTTAATAAAAAAGATGCGGGGATATTCAAAAGATTAAAAAATTATGTCACTATTTTAATACCTCTTTTAATATCTTCATTAAACAGAGTTGAAATTGTTTCGAATGCTATGGATTTAAGGGGGTTTGGAAGATATAAAAAAAGAACTTGGTATCATCAAAAAACTTTTTCGATCATAGACTTTTTATTTTTAATGATATCTTTTGGCATGATAATAGTTGGAATATACTTGAAAAATACATTATTAAAAAATTTTTGGTATCCTTTTTGA
- a CDS encoding IMP cyclohydrolase: MNIKRAIISVYDKTGLEKLAKFLKANDVEIISTGGTAEYLNSIGISVTKMSEYTDFPEILGGRVKSLHPKLFGGILGEVGNKEHEEQCDNLGIKRVDLVVVNLYPFDEIAKNTTIEKELLNYIDIGGLAMIRAAAKNYRDVVPLVDPEDYEDIIESIEECGDVPLHNRRKLSLKAFYTTSKYDSNIHKVFSELFASEKFDHEFFEIGGMLRYGSNPLQEATLMKFSGGESIFDHMENMTKFKSPTLRIIKDIKKLFKLVSKTNREIIAFSKKGIIVFAYIDPSEKDLEEFFKHINKLRGGVLYTDSLDIIKKLKNNMIDCILTTADINQEDLLSYKSMVFKMDRFDMSFDQEYIIDEDIVIKQEYKNLIIDSDDYSKLAFEIAKMHKSDSIVYLKGNRIYSGNQSSLNRMIALNTLEYVLNAFDENLNTGTMIFDSPINDERIIKKLEDWNINELIVPPPLPKDKQYLETLKQKGFKIIVTPNRYHKY; the protein is encoded by the coding sequence ATGAATATAAAAAGAGCTATAATTTCAGTATATGATAAAACTGGATTAGAAAAACTTGCAAAATTTCTTAAAGCAAACGATGTTGAAATAATATCTACTGGTGGAACTGCTGAATATTTAAATAGTATAGGAATTTCTGTGACTAAAATGTCTGAATATACTGACTTTCCAGAAATATTGGGAGGCAGAGTTAAAAGTTTACATCCTAAATTATTTGGAGGAATTCTTGGAGAAGTTGGAAATAAAGAACATGAAGAACAATGTGATAATTTAGGTATAAAAAGAGTAGACCTTGTTGTAGTTAATTTATATCCATTTGATGAAATCGCTAAAAATACAACTATAGAAAAAGAACTTTTAAATTATATTGATATAGGTGGACTTGCAATGATAAGAGCTGCAGCAAAAAATTATAGAGATGTTGTACCTCTTGTTGATCCAGAAGATTATGAAGATATAATAGAATCTATTGAAGAATGTGGAGATGTACCTTTACATAATAGAAGAAAATTATCTTTAAAAGCATTTTATACCACATCTAAATATGACTCAAATATTCATAAAGTGTTTAGTGAACTTTTTGCTTCTGAAAAATTTGATCATGAATTTTTTGAAATAGGTGGAATGTTGAGATATGGTTCTAATCCACTTCAAGAAGCTACACTCATGAAATTTTCAGGTGGAGAAAGTATTTTTGATCATATGGAAAATATGACAAAATTTAAATCTCCAACCCTTAGGATAATAAAAGATATAAAAAAATTATTCAAATTAGTTAGCAAAACGAATAGAGAAATAATAGCTTTTTCAAAGAAAGGAATTATTGTATTTGCTTATATAGATCCATCAGAAAAAGACTTGGAAGAATTTTTTAAACATATAAATAAATTGAGGGGTGGAGTATTATATACCGATAGTTTAGATATAATAAAAAAATTAAAAAACAATATGATAGATTGTATTTTAACTACGGCAGATATAAATCAAGAAGATCTTTTATCATACAAATCTATGGTATTCAAAATGGATAGATTTGATATGTCCTTTGATCAAGAATATATTATAGACGAAGATATAGTTATAAAACAAGAATATAAAAATTTAATAATTGATTCAGACGATTATTCGAAATTAGCTTTTGAAATTGCTAAAATGCATAAATCAGATTCAATCGTATATTTAAAAGGAAATAGAATTTATTCTGGAAATCAAAGTTCATTAAATAGAATGATAGCTTTAAACACCTTAGAATACGTGTTAAATGCTTTTGATGAAAATTTAAATACTGGAACTATGATTTTTGATTCACCAATTAATGATGAAAGAATAATAAAAAAATTAGAAGACTGGAATATTAATGAATTGATAGTTCCACCGCCATTACCTAAAGATAAACAATATTTAGAAACTTTAAAACAAAAAGGTTTTAAGATAATTGTAACGCCTAATAGATATCATAAGTATTGA
- a CDS encoding DUF2715 domain-containing protein produces the protein MKKNLIILLITIIGIFAFSQDMRKTLLVYTKGYSEATGLLESELNRRISYLGKYKLVDKDDLLFRDILGNLNSNINQSNLKELNVDAIVFVDVTDSYQNSYIDKNNYLWWDFKLYVNYKLINVQNGDVLESKRFTGSGTSYTKLASTGFFTSSNSSYVMKQARDQAVGEVTGNIVSKLNMLFRIKADMNSNIVNDFVKINKGKNYGVYNGMIFQFVKEFDGKMITDGKLVVKQVRENESVLRILEHPRAFNINNADYVIEAPYELAIRALFDISYLNKGLKDHGVSFAFAIDNYEGLYLGGNFEYNYNINYNMISIAFRLGYILDMNDFAITPNIGLGVVSKLYSEDFSDDSFAVTPGLKLDYFFNKNIGLTTEIGYDFNFGFNGNPIDNKLKLSAGLELRF, from the coding sequence ATGAAAAAAAATCTAATCATATTATTAATAACAATTATAGGAATATTTGCTTTTTCTCAAGATATGAGAAAAACATTATTAGTTTATACTAAAGGGTACTCAGAAGCGACTGGCTTACTTGAAAGTGAATTAAACAGGAGAATATCATATTTAGGAAAATACAAACTCGTTGATAAAGATGATCTTCTTTTTAGAGATATATTGGGAAATTTAAATTCTAATATAAATCAATCTAATTTAAAAGAATTAAATGTAGATGCTATTGTTTTTGTTGATGTTACTGATTCATACCAAAATTCTTATATTGATAAGAACAATTATTTATGGTGGGATTTCAAATTATATGTAAATTATAAATTGATAAATGTTCAAAATGGAGATGTTTTGGAAAGTAAAAGATTTACAGGGTCTGGAACTTCATATACAAAACTTGCATCTACTGGATTTTTCACCTCAAGTAATAGTTCTTATGTTATGAAACAAGCCAGAGATCAGGCGGTAGGAGAAGTGACGGGTAATATAGTTTCTAAATTGAATATGCTATTTAGAATTAAAGCGGATATGAATAGTAACATAGTAAATGATTTTGTTAAAATTAACAAAGGTAAGAATTATGGAGTTTATAATGGCATGATATTTCAATTTGTGAAAGAATTTGATGGAAAGATGATAACAGATGGAAAACTTGTAGTTAAACAAGTAAGAGAAAATGAATCTGTCCTTAGAATTCTTGAACATCCTAGAGCTTTTAATATAAATAATGCAGATTATGTAATAGAAGCACCATATGAATTAGCGATTAGAGCTTTATTCGATATAAGCTATTTAAATAAAGGACTTAAAGATCATGGTGTAAGTTTTGCATTTGCGATAGATAATTATGAAGGATTATATCTTGGAGGAAATTTTGAATATAATTATAATATAAATTATAATATGATTTCTATTGCTTTTAGATTGGGTTATATATTGGATATGAATGATTTTGCGATAACACCTAATATAGGACTTGGAGTAGTTTCTAAATTGTATTCAGAAGATTTTTCAGATGATTCTTTTGCTGTAACTCCTGGACTCAAATTAGATTATTTCTTTAATAAAAATATTGGACTAACAACGGAAATTGGGTATGATTTTAATTTTGGCTTTAATGGAAATCCTATAGATAATAAATTAAAACTTTCTGCTGGTTTAGAATTAAGATTTTAA
- the glnA gene encoding type I glutamate--ammonia ligase produces the protein MEKEQLLEYVKSQGIKFIRLQVTDINGMLKNVEVPSSRLEQVIKDGTMFDGSSIEGLARIDESDMILKPDLNTFTILPWTVERGKVGRLICDVYTTTGKPFEGDSRYILKKVVKKLEEKGYTGYCGPEPEFFLLPKDEKNKQIKLEFLDEGGYFDLLPVDLGEETRKSIVNALQVMGLKVEASHHEVAPSQHEIDFQYDDLISTADNIQTFKLVVKTMALIRGLHATFMPKPFPMVNGSGMHANTSLFKEDKNIFFNKDGDYQLSQELRYFVGGVIKHIPAITAIANPTINSYKRLIPGYEAPVNVAWSVSNRSALIRVPAARGKGTRAELRSPDPTSNPYLLLAVIFGCGLKGIEEKITPPDPVIEDIYSMDNNRKIDLGIGKLPGSLKESLNELKRDNFVREIIGEHIYKTFISIKEKEIECFKVHVTDWEIDQYLKLY, from the coding sequence ATGGAGAAAGAACAACTTTTAGAATATGTTAAAAGTCAAGGTATAAAATTTATAAGACTTCAGGTTACAGATATTAATGGAATGCTAAAAAACGTTGAAGTTCCTTCTTCAAGACTTGAACAAGTTATAAAAGATGGAACTATGTTTGATGGTTCTTCTATAGAGGGATTAGCAAGGATAGATGAATCTGATATGATATTAAAACCTGATTTAAATACTTTTACTATTTTACCTTGGACAGTTGAAAGGGGAAAAGTTGGAAGACTTATATGTGATGTTTATACTACTACTGGTAAACCTTTTGAAGGGGATTCAAGATATATATTGAAAAAAGTTGTCAAAAAACTTGAAGAAAAAGGTTATACAGGATATTGTGGGCCTGAACCCGAATTTTTTCTTTTACCAAAAGACGAAAAAAACAAGCAAATTAAACTTGAATTTTTGGATGAAGGAGGATATTTTGATCTTTTACCAGTAGATCTTGGTGAAGAAACAAGAAAATCAATAGTGAATGCTTTACAAGTTATGGGATTAAAAGTAGAAGCTTCTCATCATGAAGTAGCACCATCACAACATGAGATTGATTTTCAATATGATGATCTTATAAGTACAGCAGATAACATACAAACTTTTAAACTTGTTGTTAAAACGATGGCTCTTATAAGAGGGTTACACGCTACATTTATGCCTAAACCATTTCCTATGGTGAATGGTTCTGGAATGCATGCAAATACAAGTTTATTTAAAGAAGATAAAAATATTTTCTTCAATAAAGATGGAGATTATCAACTTTCACAGGAATTGAGGTATTTTGTTGGAGGTGTAATAAAACATATACCAGCTATTACCGCAATTGCAAATCCTACTATAAATTCTTATAAGAGATTAATACCAGGATATGAAGCACCTGTTAATGTAGCATGGTCTGTTTCGAATAGAAGTGCTTTAATAAGAGTTCCCGCAGCAAGAGGTAAAGGAACAAGAGCAGAATTAAGAAGTCCAGATCCAACTTCTAACCCATATCTTTTACTTGCTGTAATATTTGGATGTGGATTAAAAGGAATAGAAGAAAAAATAACTCCTCCAGATCCTGTTATTGAAGATATATACTCAATGGATAATAACAGAAAGATAGACCTGGGAATCGGCAAATTGCCAGGTTCTTTGAAGGAGTCATTAAATGAATTAAAAAGAGATAATTTTGTAAGAGAAATTATTGGTGAACATATATATAAGACTTTCATAAGTATTAAAGAAAAAGAAATCGAGTGTTTTAAAGTTCATGTTACCGATTGGGAAATAGACCAGTATTTGAAATTATATTAA
- a CDS encoding energy-coupling factor ABC transporter ATP-binding protein encodes MFFECKNIEFDYNENKILKNISLEFKKGEFVGLVGDNGSGKSTLMKILSGIYEPKNGKIIYENEELNIKNRTKIGYVFQNPENQIVGVTVDEDIAFGLENTGVPREEMIKKIKWALDVVGLNEKEKADPNTLSGGQKQRLAIASIVAMDPSIIFMDEPTTMLDPKGRLEVYKVIKKLVNMGKTIIIASHHAPDLNEVDRIIGLKNGKVIYDGNRDKFYMNTKMAIEIPFDIKLKKFLNKSYDELVEEICQ; translated from the coding sequence ATGTTTTTTGAATGTAAAAATATAGAATTTGATTATAATGAAAATAAAATATTGAAAAATATCTCCCTAGAATTTAAAAAGGGAGAATTTGTTGGTTTAGTTGGAGATAATGGTTCTGGAAAATCAACATTAATGAAAATTTTAAGCGGTATATATGAACCTAAAAATGGGAAAATAATATATGAAAATGAAGAATTGAATATAAAAAATAGAACAAAAATTGGTTATGTTTTTCAAAATCCAGAAAATCAAATAGTTGGAGTTACTGTTGATGAGGATATAGCTTTTGGACTTGAAAATACAGGTGTTCCAAGAGAAGAAATGATAAAAAAAATAAAATGGGCACTCGATGTAGTTGGATTAAATGAAAAAGAAAAAGCTGATCCAAACACTTTATCTGGGGGTCAAAAACAAAGACTCGCAATTGCTTCAATAGTTGCAATGGATCCTTCCATAATATTTATGGATGAACCTACAACTATGTTAGATCCAAAGGGAAGACTTGAAGTTTATAAAGTAATAAAAAAACTTGTGAATATGGGAAAAACTATAATTATTGCATCGCATCATGCACCAGATTTAAATGAAGTTGATAGAATTATAGGACTTAAAAATGGTAAAGTTATTTATGATGGAAATAGAGATAAATTTTATATGAATACAAAAATGGCTATAGAAATACCTTTTGATATAAAATTAAAAAAATTTTTAAATAAATCTTATGATGAGTTGGTGGAAGAAATATGTCAATAA
- a CDS encoding CD0519/CD1768 family membrane protein, translating into MKKRNLGHEIEPYIFIGILLLIFVPLANIMGTANLFKTLMNTAHNLLLNTVFFIMAVAVLTGALGSLLSEFGVVNLLNKLLKPLMKPLYGLPGAASLGILTTFLSDNPAIISLAKDNEFIKYFQKWQVPLLCNLGTSFGMGLIVSTYMMAQSGTMGLNLIKPVLIGLLGAVVGSIISVKIFSIYTKRFYGSEEETIQSNINWRKVRQGTVGSRFLDALLEGGKSGVNLGLDIIPGVLIISSFVMLITYGPKDPNIGYQGLAFEGVPFLPWLASKVSGGLEFLFGFQSPKLIAFPLTALGSTGAALALIPSFINEGILTANDIAVFTSIGLTWSGYLSTHVAMMDSLAARNLASKAIFAHTIAGIIAASVSHFLYIII; encoded by the coding sequence ATGAAAAAAAGGAATTTAGGTCATGAAATCGAACCATATATTTTTATTGGAATACTATTATTAATATTTGTTCCCTTAGCGAATATTATGGGAACAGCAAATTTATTCAAAACTCTTATGAATACTGCACACAATCTTTTATTAAATACTGTATTTTTTATAATGGCTGTTGCGGTATTAACTGGAGCACTTGGTTCTCTTTTATCGGAATTTGGAGTTGTTAATCTTTTAAATAAATTATTAAAACCTTTGATGAAACCTTTATATGGATTACCTGGAGCAGCATCTTTGGGAATATTAACAACTTTTTTATCAGATAATCCTGCAATAATTTCTCTTGCTAAAGACAATGAATTTATAAAATATTTTCAAAAATGGCAAGTACCTTTATTATGTAATTTAGGAACATCTTTTGGAATGGGTTTAATTGTTTCAACTTATATGATGGCTCAGTCTGGAACTATGGGATTAAACCTAATAAAGCCAGTTTTAATAGGTCTTCTTGGAGCAGTTGTTGGTTCTATTATTAGTGTGAAAATCTTTTCTATATACACAAAAAGATTTTATGGCTCTGAAGAAGAAACTATTCAATCCAATATAAATTGGAGAAAAGTTAGACAAGGTACAGTTGGTTCAAGATTTTTAGATGCCCTTTTAGAAGGTGGAAAAAGTGGTGTAAATCTTGGTTTAGATATTATTCCAGGAGTATTAATAATTTCATCATTTGTTATGCTTATTACTTATGGACCAAAAGACCCAAATATAGGGTATCAAGGACTTGCTTTTGAAGGTGTCCCATTTTTACCTTGGTTGGCTTCAAAAGTTTCTGGAGGATTGGAATTTTTATTTGGATTTCAAAGCCCAAAATTAATAGCTTTTCCATTGACAGCACTTGGTTCTACTGGAGCGGCTTTGGCGTTAATACCATCTTTTATAAATGAGGGAATATTAACAGCAAATGATATCGCTGTTTTCACATCTATAGGTCTTACATGGAGTGGTTATTTATCAACTCATGTTGCCATGATGGATTCTCTTGCTGCAAGAAACCTTGCTTCAAAGGCAATCTTTGCCCATACTATAGCAGGAATAATTGCAGCATCTGTAAGTCATTTTTTGTATATTATTATTTAA